The following proteins are encoded in a genomic region of Corylus avellana chromosome ca4, CavTom2PMs-1.0:
- the LOC132178249 gene encoding uncharacterized protein LOC132178249: protein MEEENNKKPECSSSSKVSGLWGEIWKLAIPSVGKNFMWRACNNLLPTKKKLLHRKVVQESMCPICGMEEETVCHILWDCPSARDVWGARGSIFHKCSITGVDFSHLAEEIRVIYGVENFGRFVDLARRIWLHRNIVVHGGRFTHSDILAQHMRMEGEEYKQAQLIRSPNSHDAGSGVSNWDLALDKHYGRIGVGVVVRDSRGAIVVARSLTIYGFVEPLAGEIMAACVAVSFCSEMEGHVIIFEGDALQVVTAVNSEQRNWSRNGHLIDDIKMLLQSIPQ, encoded by the exons ATGGAAgaggaaaacaataaaaagcCAGAATGCTCTTCAAGTTCGAAGGTCAGTGGGTTGTGGGGTGAAATCTGGAAACTTGCAATTCCAAGTGTAGGAAAAAACTTCATGTGGCGAGCTTGCAATAACCTGTTGCctacaaagaaaaaattgttacacAGGAAGGTTGTTCAGGAGTCCATGTGCCCAATTTGTGGAATGGAGGAGGAAACTGTGTGCCATATTTTATGGGATTGCCCATCTGCTAGGGATGTGTGGGGAGCAAGAGGAAGTATTTTTCACAAATGTAGCATAACGGGAGTGGATTTCTCCCATCTAGCCGAAGAGATTCGTGTTATCTATGGCGTGGAAAATTTTGGGAGGTTTGTTGATTTAGCACGTAGAATCTGGCTGCACAGAAATATTGTTGTCCATGGTGGTCGTTTTACACATTCCGACATATTAGCTCAACATATGCGGATGGAGGGTGAGGAGTACAAGCAAGCGCAATTGATCAGATCTCCAAACAGTCACGACGCAGGGTCTGGGGTAT CTAATTGGGACTTAGCCCTTGACAAACATTATGGGAGGATTGGTGTTGGCGTCGTAGTCAGGGATTCAAGGGGTGCTATAGTTGTGGCACGAAGTCtcactatatatggttttgTTGAGCCACTAGCAGGGGAGATAATGGCAGCATGTGTTGCAGTCAGTTTTTGTTCTGAGATGGAAGGGCATGTCATCATTTTTGAAGGAGATGCGCTTCAAGTAGTGACTGCGGTGAACTCGGAGCAGCGGAATTGGAGCCGTAATGGGCATCTTATTGATGATATAAAGATGCTTCTACAATCTATTCCGCAATAG